A section of the Alligator mississippiensis isolate rAllMis1 chromosome 8, rAllMis1, whole genome shotgun sequence genome encodes:
- the LOC102566643 gene encoding olfactory receptor 10X1 yields the protein MKRENQTQVTEFVLVGFSAFPDLQGVLFVVFLLMYLMTLAGNLAIMAVIQIDRHLHTPMYLFLGVLSFSETCYTFVIIPKTLVDLTAESTTISFPGCVAQMFFFLGLGGTNCIILTVMGYDRYLAICHPLRYGSLMSSHIFVKLMAGSWISGFLLSLFETTLIFWSPFCGSNIINHFFCHMRPVLRLACTDSNTTEVAISMMSMLGLSGSFLFIVLTYLLILGTILRLPSASGEREKAFSTCAAHLTVVVMHFGFASIIYLKPSPRGTLEEDILMSVPYTILTPFLSPMIFTLRNKEIKSALRKAFGKRIFSQKM from the coding sequence ATGAAGAGGGAAAACCAGACCCAGGTGACCGAATTCGTGTTGGTCGGGTTTTCTGCTTTTCCAGACCTTCAGGGAGTGTTGTTTGTGGTGTTCCTCCTCATGTACCTCATGACCTTGGCTGGAAATCTGGCCATAATGGCTGTGATCCAGATTGACAGACAcctgcacacccccatgtaccTCTTCCTAGGGGTTTTGTCTTTCTCTGAGACCTGCTACACCTTTGTCATCATCCCTAAGACCCTGGTAGACCTGACAGCAGAGAGCACAACCATCTCATTCCCGGGATGTGTCGCACAGATGTTCTTTTTTCTTGGACTTGGCGGAACAAACTGCATCATTTTAACAGTGATGGGCTATGACCGATATCTAGCAATATGTCACCCCCTGCGCTATGGGAGCCTCATGAGCTCACACATTTTTGTTAAGCTGATGGCTGGGTCATGGATCAGCGGGTTCCTATTGTCCCTGTTTGAAACCACGCTGATATTTTGGTCTCCCTTCTGCGGCTCTAACATCATTAACCATTTCTTCTGCCACATGAGGCCTGTGCTCAGGTTGGCCTGCACAGACAGCAACACAACTGAGGTTGCAATATCCATGATGTCCATGCTCGGCTTGTCAGGCAGCTTCCTGTTCATAGTACTGACATACTTGCTCATCCTGGGCACCATCCTGCGGCTGCCATCAGCCagtggagaaagagaaaaagccttctccacctgcgcTGCCCACCTCACCGTGGTGGTCATGCACTTTGGCTTTGCCTCTATTATATACCTCAAGCCCAGCCCACGTGGCACACTGGAAGAGGATATTCTGATGTCTGTGCCCTACACCATTCTTACACCATTTCTGAGTCCCATGATCTTTACCCTGAGGAACAAAGAAATTAAAAGTGCCCTGAGGAAAGCATTTGGCAAAAGAATATTCTCTCAGAAGATGTGA
- the LOC102571443 gene encoding olfactory receptor 10H1 yields MQWENQTTVTEFILIGFSNFPELQVRLFVVLLLVYLVTLAGNTMIMMVIQVDWSLHTPMYFFLGALSSSEICYTFTIIPKMLFDLVGGNRTISFLGCAVQMYFSFLFGFTHSFLLTVMGYDRYVAICNPLRYNVFMNTRICVQMVAASWAGGCLIGLVVTVTVFHLPFCGPNKISHFFCHMPPLVELTCSDSNTLGTLVGTFCMAALLGCFLFILLSYGFILGTILCIPSAAGQHKAFSTCASHLTVVIVHYGCASIIYLKHKSPRSSDAGTLIDLTYTVITPFLSPIIFSLRNKKLKNAFRKSIGRSMFSQGVCVLQMEQGG; encoded by the coding sequence ATGCAATGGGAAAATCAAACCACTGTGACAGAGTTCATTCTGATTGGCTTCTCCAACTTCCCCGAGCTGCAGGTGAGGCTGTTTGTAGTGCTCCTCCTTGTGTATTTAGTGACACTGGCTGGAAACACCATGATCATGATGGTAATCCAGGTGGACTGGAGCCTGCATACCCCCATGTATTTTTTCCTGGGTGCTTTGTCTTCCTCCGAAATCTGTTACACTTTCACCATCATCCCCAAGATGCTGTTCGACTTGGTGGGAGGGAACAGAACCATCTCGTTCCTTGGATGTGCTGTCCAGATGTACTTTTCCTTCCTGTTTGGATTCACACACTCCTTTCTGCTGACGGTAATGGGCTACGATCGCTACGTGGCGATATGTAACCCCTTGCGTTACAACGTCTTCATGAACACCCGCATCTGTGTCCAGATGGTGGCTGCCTCCTGGGCTGGTGGGTGTCTCATAGGGCTGGTTGTGACGGTAACTGTATTCCACTTGCCCTTCTGTGGGCCAAACAAAATTAGTCACTTCTTCTGCCACATGCCCCCACTGGTCGAGTTGACTTGCTCTGACAGTAACACCCTGGGGACTTTGGTGGGCACCTTCTGCATGGCTGCCTTGTTGGGCTGCTTCCTTTTCATACTCCTCAGCTATGGCTTCATCCTGGGCACCATCCTGTGCATCCCGTCAGCTGCGGGGCAGCACAAGGCTTTCTCCACCTGCGCCTCTCACCTCACTGTGGTGATTGTGCACTATGGCTGTGCCTCTATCATCTACCTGAAGCACAAGTCACCACGCTCGTCAGACGCTGGCACACTGATTGACTTGACTTACACAGTCATTACCCCTTTTCTCAGCCCCATCATTTTCAGTCTGCggaacaagaagctgaaaaacGCCTTTAGAAAATCAATTGGGAGAAGCATGTTCTCCCAAGGAGTGTGCGTGCTCCAGATGGAGCAGGGTGGATGA